The following DNA comes from Ignavibacteriales bacterium.
GATTTGTACGCGATATTAATTTCTGAAATATTCTCCGAACTAAATAGTTCAGCCGAAATTGAGAGAGCGGTTTTCTCTTTTGCATCGCCATATTTAACCGACGAAACTATGCTGCTGATCTGTCCAGAAGTCTTTACATTAAGTAGGAAAATTAAGAGCAGACCGAATACAAAAAAATCTTTAATAATTATTTTTTTTCTATTCATTTTATTCCTCAAATAGTTTAAGGAACCCTATAAAAAATATTTATTTATTTTCTGATGAGTAGTACTCTATTTCCACATCACCAAGTTTGGTCTTTATCTTAACTTTCTTTGTGTTAGTATTTTTGATTGAACTATTCTTGTCTTTATCAGCCTGCGTCTGCGGATTGATGCTTATATTCCCAGAGTTATCAATTCTTGCAGTATTCCCTTCCGTGAGAGAACCTTCTTTTTTGTCCCCTTTTAAAGATTGAAAATCAAGTTTACCTTTATCTAATCTTATTATTGTAGAATTATTATCATCAACCTCCAGAGATCCATCTGTTCCGCGTATTGATGCCACAGCAGTAGGAGTTGTGAATTTAAATTCTTCGTCTTCCTGCTTGTTTACTTCAAATCCAATCGTACCTTTGTTAAGAACGGTGTTTTTGTTCAGTTTTTTATTTTCTGATTTACCATAAACATTGAGTATCGCATTTTCTCTAACACGTAAAAGTCCGGAGCCATCTGTAAATATTATTAGTGCGAGAGACTTTGGACCGGTTTTTACTTGATCGCCGTCATTTAAAGGCAGTCCGGTTTTAGCAGCATCCCAATCGCTTTGCCCGCCTTTTTTATATGTAACATCTATTACTATTTTCTTTACCAAAGCTACAGGTGTATCTGATGAGGGTGTTGATTTCTTGCCGGAGTTAAAACCCAGCAGAAATGGAATAATAAAAATAATGATTAAGCTTTTCGCTTTCATAGTTTTATCAACCTTCTATTTAGCAGTAAAGTTTATCGAAATAACAGCTTCTTTATGTGTTTCCAAAAATGAAAGTATCTGTAAAAAGTCTGATAGAGTGATTGCTCGATCATTTTCATCAGTAATTTGAATTTGATCCATGGAAATATTTCCGCTTGATAATTTGGCTACAAATTCTTGATTGACCTGATTGGAAATTAAATTTGCCAGACGAATTAGATCCGGATTAATATTTGCTGCATCGGACCGGTTATCGCCGGATTTATCTAATAGGAAAGTGACCGGAGAACTTTTTAACAAAGTGCCTCCTCCGGGTCCTGATATATATGCGCTTACTGAAAGAACAATGCGTTGACCGCCAACCCATTGACGGTCTAGAATAGTACTTAGATTAATAACATTGGCAACTCCCACATCTCTATCCTTTATCAACGGGTCGCCACTGTTCAGAGCATCTTCCAGACTCGAAGAACCTTCCGGTAATATGCAAGCGCGTATTATATAACTTGTTGCACCTGCAACTGGAGTCCATTGTGCTTGAACATTTCCAACATCATATGAACTTTCATTTTGTGGTGATAGAATAGAAATTGTCTGAGCAGGATTAAAAAAATCAAAGTCTCTATATCCAGGGGGAGGAAGTTGGTTTAAAAAATTCCCGCGGTCATCATATAACTGCAATGATATTCTAATAACACCGGTGGGTTTTCCTCTTTTAGCTAATTCTTCTGCAAGAGTTTTATCTCCATTCACCGATTGCAACTGGATATCGGAGTTACCGACATCTGCATTTGTAAAACTCCTCGCTTTAAAAACTTTTGTCTTGAAATTAAATATTTCGCGGAAGCCACTGGTCAAGTCCATTTTCCAATTAACTTGTCCCTGAACAACAACATTTTTACCTTCTGGAATAATAGTTATTTGGAAAATTCTTGGCTGGCCGCTAAGATCATTGGAGATTAAAAATGCGCCTAAATCCACTGTACTCAAATCCTGAAAAACTTCTAAACTGATTTGAGGCGTTTGCGCTCTTAATAATAAAGAAGTGCTTAAAAGAAATAGTATTGTGAAAAAAATGCTTACCCTTCTCATATATTTACTCCCATAAAGTCAACTTATTGTAAAACAAAAGTTCTTTACTACATAAATAAAGTAGGTATTTCTTTTAACTAACTCAAGGAATGATTTCGAGTAAGAAATGAGTTGTGATATAGATTGTAAATGAGGTTCTCAAAAGAGAACCTCTTTATTTCAATTTACTTTTTCGTTTTTATCACTGCTTATAAAACCGAATTGAGGTGTGGGTTGAGCATCAATTTTAATTTCACCAAAACGGGATTCGAATTTATCAAGA
Coding sequences within:
- a CDS encoding FecR family protein; this translates as MKAKSLIIIFIIPFLLGFNSGKKSTPSSDTPVALVKKIVIDVTYKKGGQSDWDAAKTGLPLNDGDQVKTGPKSLALIIFTDGSGLLRVRENAILNVYGKSENKKLNKNTVLNKGTIGFEVNKQEDEEFKFTTPTAVASIRGTDGSLEVDDNNSTIIRLDKGKLDFQSLKGDKKEGSLTEGNTARIDNSGNISINPQTQADKDKNSSIKNTNTKKVKIKTKLGDVEIEYYSSENK